One Rosa chinensis cultivar Old Blush chromosome 3, RchiOBHm-V2, whole genome shotgun sequence DNA window includes the following coding sequences:
- the LOC112192631 gene encoding protein PHR1-LIKE 1, with protein sequence MSNLGTSKAMSAAFPHLPAPLDVNYSRLPDSFQVSAQREKPMHSMLPQSSSLGNSFPSSSRLPCDSLISSVYPHERHSQISPINRLPSGESLSLTHSQLQSTPVASYPEQNKDISWCPDSIQEFLHFPENLPDQNGLVDTSTGVIMSDDHAEKTDWSDLYPLISFDGPLDPYWELSIDDVPAVDPKPEVLKHSSNIPVQQPEIQQHQPEIQQHQPVQSGEIFTSPDPVSTAPSTKARMRWTQELHEAFVEAVNQLGGSERATPKGILNVMKVESLTIYHVKSHLQKYRTARYKPESSEGTCEKIPTPVEEMNSIDLKTSGMGITEALRLQVELQKQLHEQLESQRKLQLEIEEQSKYLEKMFEQQRKMEDNRVKPTSSTSDEHNKIGTSTPVDEGSQDASMKQKAQESETHENHDPPGDADSGAVPTKRARTG encoded by the exons ATGAGTAACTTGGGGACTTCCAAAGCTATGTCTGCAGCATTTCCACATCTCCCTGCCCCTCTTGATGTCAATTATTCCAGATTGCCAGATTCTTTTCAGGTTTCCGCACAAAGAGAAAAGCCTATGCATTCAATGTTACCACAGTCTTCTTCCCTTGGGAACTCATTTCCATCATCGTCCAGGCTTCCCTGTGACAGTCTGATTTCTTCAGTTTACCCTCATGAAAGACATTCCCAAATTTCTCCAATCAATAGGTTACCAAGTGGAGAATCACTGTCACTGACCCATTCACAGTTACAATCTACACCAGTGGCTAGTTACCCTGAGCAAAATAAAGATATTTCCTGGTGCCCAGATTCAATTCAGGAGTTTCTGCACTTTCCTGAAAATCTCCCTGATCAGAATGGCCTGGTAGATACTAGTACTGGTGTCATAATGTCTGATGATCATGCTGAAAAGACTGATTGGTCTGACTTGTATCCATTAATTTCTTTTGATGGTCCTCTGGATCCATATTGGGAGCTTTCGATTGATGATGTTCCTGCGGTGGATCCCAAACCGGAG GTGTTGAAGCATTCTTCTAATATCCCGGTGCAGCAGCCCGAGATTCAACAGCATCAGCCCGAGATTCAACAGCATCAGCCAGTACAATCTGGAGAAATTTTTACTAGCCCTGACCCAGTGTCCACTGCACCTTCAACCAAAGCTAGAATGCGTTGGACACAAGAACTTCATGAGGCCTTTGTTGAAGCTGTCAACCAGCTTGGTGGTAGTGAAA GAGCCACTCCTAAGGGTATCTTAAACGTCATGAAGGTTGAAAGCTTGACAATCTATCATGTAAAAAGCCATTTGCAG AAATATAGAACAGCCAGATACAAACCAGAGTCATCAGAAG GAACTTGTGAGAAGATTCCGACTCCTGTTGAAGAAATGAATTCTATAGACTTGAAAAC GAGCGGTATGGGGATTACTGAAGCATTGCGGTTGCAGGTAGAACTCCAGAAGCAGCTTCATGAACAACTTGAG AGTCAAAGAAAGTTGCAGTTGGAAATTGAGGAACAATCAAAGTACCTTGAAAAGATGTTTGAGCAACAAAGGAAGATGGAAGACAACAGGGTCAAGCCGACATCATCAACGTCAGATGAGCATAATAAAATAGGAACCAGCACTCCTGTGGATGAAGGTTCACAAGATGCAAGTATGAAACAGAAGGCACAAGAATCTGAAACTCATGAGAATCATGATCCTCCAGGCGATGCCGATTCTGGTGCCGTCCCCACAAAACGAGCAAGGACTGGATGA